In the Paenibacillus sp. FSL H7-0357 genome, one interval contains:
- a CDS encoding UDP-glucose--hexose-1-phosphate uridylyltransferase: protein MPNDINTAPAGEKALHAIEQLVLFALHQELIQPADVDYSRNELLDQFGFSEPYALEFSETPLESPQGPLDILIDYGFEIGLIPENTDTYRDLLDAKIMGLLMARPSEVNAQFYSLSAEKGIEAATDRFYKLSIDSNYIRMDRISKNVFWLQESPYGDIEMTINLSKPEKNPKEIAMARLLPPPVYPKCLLCRENVGYAGRLNHPPRQNLRVIPLKLNNEKWFLQYSPYVYYNEHCIVFHHDHVPMKLTKESLKRLLSFVEAFPHYFIGSNADLPIVGGSILTHDHFQGGRHTFPIQKAPKEQTFTHASYPGVSLSIVKWPMSVLRLHGVDPAVLLECGNDLYEAWKSYSDPEAEVLAFSEVDGVETPHNTVTPIVRRAEDGGFELDLVLRNNRTSGEFPEGIFHPHREMHHIKKENIGLIEVMGLAILPGRLKEELDAIAGVLAGDLPLLAAVKSEADHALAQHASWIQELAERFGTGHNHEEAVKIVQNEVGIKFTHILEHAGVYKRTPEGQAAFRRFVQSFGAL from the coding sequence ATGCCTAACGATATTAATACCGCTCCGGCCGGAGAGAAGGCGCTGCATGCCATCGAACAGCTTGTGCTGTTTGCGCTGCACCAGGAGCTGATCCAGCCTGCCGATGTTGACTATAGCCGCAATGAACTGCTGGACCAGTTCGGCTTCAGTGAGCCGTATGCCCTTGAATTCAGTGAAACACCGCTTGAGAGCCCGCAGGGACCGCTGGACATTCTGATCGATTATGGCTTCGAAATCGGACTGATTCCGGAGAATACCGATACGTACCGTGATCTGCTGGATGCGAAGATTATGGGACTGCTGATGGCACGGCCATCTGAAGTCAATGCCCAATTCTATAGCCTCTCGGCGGAGAAGGGCATTGAGGCGGCAACCGACCGCTTTTACAAATTAAGTATTGATTCCAACTATATCCGCATGGACCGGATTTCGAAGAATGTGTTCTGGCTGCAGGAATCACCATACGGGGATATCGAAATGACGATTAACCTGTCCAAGCCCGAGAAGAACCCGAAGGAAATCGCCATGGCCCGGCTGCTCCCTCCGCCGGTCTATCCGAAATGCCTGCTTTGCCGCGAAAATGTGGGTTATGCCGGACGGTTGAATCACCCGCCGCGCCAGAATCTGCGTGTAATTCCGCTGAAGCTGAACAATGAGAAATGGTTCTTACAGTACTCGCCGTATGTGTACTACAACGAGCATTGCATCGTGTTCCATCACGATCATGTGCCGATGAAGCTGACCAAGGAGTCGCTGAAGCGTCTGCTCAGCTTTGTGGAAGCTTTCCCGCATTATTTCATTGGCTCGAACGCCGATCTGCCGATTGTCGGCGGGTCGATTCTGACCCATGATCATTTCCAGGGCGGGCGCCATACCTTCCCGATCCAGAAAGCACCGAAAGAGCAGACGTTCACCCATGCCTCCTACCCGGGTGTCAGCCTCAGCATCGTGAAGTGGCCGATGTCGGTCCTGCGTTTGCATGGAGTAGACCCTGCAGTGCTGCTGGAATGCGGCAACGATCTCTATGAGGCCTGGAAATCCTACAGCGATCCTGAGGCTGAGGTATTAGCTTTCAGCGAAGTTGACGGTGTGGAAACCCCGCATAATACCGTTACTCCAATCGTGCGGCGAGCGGAAGACGGCGGCTTCGAGCTGGATCTGGTGCTGCGCAACAACCGGACCAGCGGGGAATTCCCCGAAGGGATATTCCACCCGCACCGGGAGATGCACCATATCAAGAAGGAGAACATCGGCCTGATTGAGGTTATGGGTCTGGCTATTCTGCCGGGACGACTGAAGGAAGAGCTGGATGCTATCGCAGGCGTGCTTGCCGGAGATCTCCCGCTACTGGCTGCCGTGAAGAGTGAAGCTGATCACGCGCTTGCACAGCATGCCTCGTGGATACAAGAGCTGGCCGAACGTTTTGGCACAGGTCACAACCACGAAGAAGCTGTCAAAATCGTGCAGAATGAGGTCGGTATCAAGTTCACCCATATTCTGGAGCATGCCGGGGTCTACAAACGGACACCGGAAGGACAAGCCGCTTTCCGCCGGTTTGTGCAGAGCTTCGGAGCCCTATAA
- a CDS encoding iron-containing alcohol dehydrogenase gives MRKFEFYNPTKLVFGQGTLQALKTEVPKYGKNVLLMYGGGSIKRSGLYDNVLAELNSIGAVVTELAGVEPNPRLSTVHKGVALCREHNIELILAVGGGSVLDCAKAVAVGAKYEGDMWDFVERKAAPQAALPLGTVLTMAATGSEMNNGSVISNEVTQEKMGWGSVHAFPAFSILDPENTFTLPRDQTVYGMVDIMSHVLEHYFHTDGNTPVQDGFCETLLRTVIETAPKLIGDLNNYELRETIMYCGTMALNGMVSMGFAGDWATHNIEHAVSAVYDIPHGGGLAILFPQWMKYNLSTNPARFRQLAVNVFGIDPSGKSDEEAGLEGIEALRRFWDSIGAPKTLGDYDINDSEIGNMADKAVRFGPFGNFRKLEREDVVKIYTMAL, from the coding sequence ATGCGCAAGTTTGAATTTTATAATCCTACCAAGCTGGTTTTTGGACAAGGAACATTGCAGGCTTTGAAGACCGAAGTCCCGAAATACGGTAAGAACGTATTGCTGATGTACGGCGGCGGCAGCATCAAACGCAGCGGTTTGTACGATAATGTGCTGGCTGAGCTGAATTCCATCGGGGCTGTCGTGACCGAACTGGCCGGAGTCGAGCCGAACCCGCGTCTGTCCACTGTACATAAAGGTGTGGCATTGTGCCGGGAGCACAACATTGAGCTGATCCTTGCCGTAGGCGGGGGCAGCGTACTGGACTGTGCCAAGGCAGTTGCGGTAGGCGCGAAATATGAAGGGGATATGTGGGACTTTGTGGAACGCAAGGCTGCTCCGCAAGCCGCGCTGCCGCTGGGCACAGTGCTGACGATGGCGGCTACCGGTTCCGAGATGAACAACGGATCTGTCATCAGCAACGAAGTCACCCAGGAAAAAATGGGCTGGGGCAGCGTGCATGCCTTCCCGGCATTTTCCATCCTTGATCCCGAGAACACCTTCACTTTGCCGCGTGACCAGACTGTCTACGGCATGGTGGATATCATGTCGCATGTTCTGGAGCATTATTTCCATACCGACGGAAACACGCCTGTACAGGACGGTTTCTGTGAGACGCTGCTGCGCACCGTTATTGAAACGGCACCGAAGCTGATCGGGGACCTGAACAATTACGAGCTGCGTGAAACGATTATGTACTGCGGCACAATGGCTCTGAACGGCATGGTCAGCATGGGCTTCGCCGGAGACTGGGCAACACACAACATCGAGCATGCCGTATCAGCAGTCTACGATATCCCGCATGGCGGCGGTTTGGCTATTCTCTTCCCGCAATGGATGAAGTACAACCTCAGTACGAACCCTGCCCGCTTCCGCCAGCTGGCCGTGAACGTATTCGGCATTGATCCGTCCGGCAAAAGCGATGAAGAAGCCGGTCTTGAAGGCATTGAAGCACTGCGCCGCTTCTGGGATTCCATCGGTGCGCCGAAGACCTTGGGCGACTATGATATCAATGACAGCGAAATCGGAAATATGGCCGACAAAGCGGTGCGTTTCGGACCGTTCGGTAATTTCCGCAAGCTGGAGCGTGAGGATGTCGTAAAAATTTATACAATGGCGCTGTAA
- a CDS encoding flotillin family protein: protein MLGLDIPDYLFIPIVVVAVLLVLGIAFWARYKTVGPDEGMIVTGSFLGSNHISDDGSGRKIKIVRGGGAFILPVFQKAEFMSLLSHKLDVTTPEVYTEQGVPVIADGVAIIKVGSSTEDVATAAEQFMGKPIEGLKSEAQEVLEGHLRAILGSMTVEEVYRNRDRFAQEVQGVAARDLKKMGLQIVSFTIKDVRDKHGYLEALGKPRIAAVKRDAEIAEAEALRDARIQKANAEEQGQKAELLRDTNIAEASKDNQLKVAAFKRDQDTAKAEADQAYHIQEARAKQTVVEEQMKVELVRKEREIDLQSKEIQVREKQYDAEVKKKAEADRYAVEQAAEADKAKRMREADALQYSIETQAKATSEQKRLEGQATADAELAKGKAESEVIRLRGLAEAEAKEKLAEAFQKFGEAAVLDIIVKMLPELAGKIAEPLASIDKLTVVDTGNGEGAARVSNYVTQLMSTAPEMLKSVSGIDVEALIKGLTKGKTGTPDHRPAVSVAPAVPVVPAVPTVPAVPVVPTDKLEG from the coding sequence ATGTTAGGCTTAGACATTCCAGATTATTTGTTTATTCCTATTGTAGTTGTAGCGGTTCTGCTGGTGCTTGGGATTGCGTTCTGGGCACGTTACAAGACGGTCGGACCAGATGAAGGAATGATTGTCACCGGTTCCTTTCTCGGCAGCAATCATATCTCAGATGATGGCTCGGGCCGTAAAATCAAGATAGTCCGCGGGGGCGGGGCGTTCATTCTGCCTGTCTTCCAGAAGGCCGAGTTCATGTCTCTGCTTTCGCATAAGCTCGATGTGACGACACCGGAGGTATACACTGAGCAAGGGGTGCCGGTTATCGCCGATGGTGTGGCTATTATCAAGGTAGGCAGTTCTACCGAAGATGTGGCAACGGCAGCCGAACAGTTCATGGGCAAGCCGATAGAAGGGCTGAAGAGCGAGGCGCAGGAAGTGCTTGAAGGGCATCTGCGGGCGATTCTCGGCTCAATGACTGTGGAAGAGGTTTACCGCAACCGTGACCGGTTTGCCCAGGAGGTTCAGGGTGTAGCAGCGCGCGATCTTAAGAAGATGGGACTGCAGATTGTCTCCTTCACCATCAAAGATGTGCGCGACAAGCACGGATACTTGGAAGCTCTAGGTAAACCGCGGATTGCTGCAGTGAAGCGGGATGCAGAAATCGCCGAAGCGGAAGCGCTGCGGGATGCGCGGATCCAGAAGGCAAACGCCGAGGAGCAAGGGCAGAAGGCTGAACTGCTGCGGGATACGAACATCGCCGAAGCCTCCAAGGACAATCAGCTGAAGGTTGCAGCCTTTAAACGTGATCAGGATACAGCCAAGGCGGAAGCCGATCAGGCTTATCACATCCAGGAGGCGCGCGCCAAGCAGACGGTGGTGGAAGAGCAGATGAAGGTCGAACTGGTTCGCAAGGAACGCGAGATAGACCTGCAGTCCAAAGAAATACAGGTGCGCGAGAAGCAGTACGATGCGGAAGTGAAGAAGAAAGCGGAAGCCGACCGCTACGCAGTGGAACAGGCGGCAGAAGCCGATAAGGCCAAGCGGATGCGTGAAGCCGATGCCTTGCAGTACAGCATTGAGACCCAGGCGAAGGCAACATCCGAGCAGAAACGCCTGGAAGGCCAGGCAACAGCCGACGCAGAGCTGGCTAAAGGTAAAGCGGAGTCCGAAGTTATCCGCCTGCGTGGTCTCGCAGAAGCAGAAGCCAAAGAGAAGCTGGCCGAAGCGTTCCAGAAATTCGGCGAAGCTGCCGTGCTCGACATCATCGTGAAGATGCTGCCTGAATTGGCCGGTAAAATTGCCGAGCCGCTGGCATCCATCGACAAGCTCACTGTGGTGGATACGGGCAATGGTGAAGGAGCGGCGCGGGTCAGCAATTATGTGACCCAGCTGATGTCGACGGCACCGGAAATGCTGAAGAGTGTCTCGGGAATTGATGTAGAGGCATTGATTAAAGGTTTGACTAAAGGAAAAACGGGAACTCCGGACCACAGACCGGCAGTATCGGTTGCACCTGCGGTACCGGTAGTACCTGCAGTACCTACAGTACCGGCAGTGCCAGTGGTTCCAACTGATAAACTTGAAGGATAA
- a CDS encoding ABC transporter ATP-binding protein, whose protein sequence is MELLLDNIRKSFGDKQVLKGIDYTFEKGKIYGLLGRNGAGKTSLFNCLSGEIGMDSGGAFLRENEVSSPLREADIGYVFSLPILPEFLTGYEFVKFYMDINRDKIEPGKSIEDYFDIIRIEQEDRHRLIKGYSHGMKNKIQMLCFIITRPPLILLDEPLTSFDVVVALEIKKLLREMKQDHIIIFSTHILQLAADLCDELVILNNGTLQEIPADTLHSPEFEERIITLLKDEGSND, encoded by the coding sequence ATGGAGCTGCTCTTGGATAACATCCGTAAGAGCTTCGGAGATAAACAAGTGCTCAAAGGCATTGACTACACTTTTGAAAAAGGCAAGATTTACGGTCTGCTGGGCCGCAACGGTGCCGGTAAAACCTCGCTGTTCAACTGCTTGAGCGGGGAGATTGGAATGGACAGCGGCGGGGCTTTTTTACGGGAAAACGAAGTAAGCAGTCCGCTTCGCGAGGCGGATATCGGGTATGTGTTTTCTTTGCCCATCCTGCCGGAATTTCTTACAGGCTATGAGTTTGTGAAATTCTATATGGATATCAACCGCGACAAGATTGAACCTGGCAAAAGCATCGAAGACTATTTCGACATTATCCGGATTGAGCAGGAGGACCGCCACCGGCTGATCAAAGGGTATTCTCATGGCATGAAGAACAAGATCCAAATGCTCTGCTTTATCATTACGCGTCCGCCCTTGATATTGCTGGACGAACCATTGACTTCTTTTGACGTTGTGGTGGCACTGGAGATCAAGAAGCTGCTGCGGGAGATGAAGCAGGATCATATCATTATTTTCTCCACCCATATTTTGCAGCTTGCAGCCGACTTGTGCGACGAACTCGTTATCCTGAATAACGGGACACTCCAGGAGATTCCTGCCGACACTCTGCACAGCCCGGAATTCGAGGAGAGAATCATAACCTTGCTAAAGGATGAGGGCAGCAATGATTAA
- the glcT gene encoding glucose PTS transporter transcription antiterminator GlcT: MSSITVAKVLNNNVIIAEHPQYAEVVVIGKGIGFNRKMRDRISLSSVEKMFILRSQEEQEQYKQLVPQVDEKLIEVVQEIVLHIMQSSRQPLNEHIHIALTDHISFAIRRHEQDIAIHNPFLYETREIYPEEYSLAEYAVGRINQAMGVTLPFDEIGFVALHIVSALSNRHISEVKQHSVLIGDLVGLVEDNLSYHVPRDSLDYSRLVTHLRFVLERLRRGESVRETSSLDGLMKREYPEMYMLAWKLTKVIEQRVRIPVYPAEVSYLTIHLQRLAQKKEDEEDMEQHEG; this comes from the coding sequence GTGAGCAGCATAACAGTGGCTAAGGTACTCAATAACAATGTGATTATTGCCGAGCATCCCCAATACGCCGAGGTTGTGGTGATCGGAAAGGGCATAGGCTTTAACCGGAAAATGCGTGATCGGATCAGTCTGTCTTCCGTGGAGAAGATGTTTATTCTCCGCAGCCAGGAGGAGCAGGAGCAATACAAGCAGCTCGTTCCGCAGGTGGACGAGAAGCTGATCGAGGTAGTTCAGGAGATTGTATTGCATATCATGCAGAGCAGCCGCCAACCGCTGAATGAACATATTCATATTGCACTCACTGACCATATTTCATTTGCCATCCGCCGTCATGAACAAGATATCGCCATACATAATCCGTTTCTGTACGAAACCAGGGAAATTTACCCTGAGGAATACAGTCTGGCCGAATATGCAGTCGGGCGGATCAATCAGGCGATGGGGGTAACGTTGCCTTTTGATGAGATCGGTTTTGTCGCTTTGCATATTGTAAGCGCATTGAGCAACCGTCATATCTCCGAGGTGAAGCAGCATTCCGTGCTGATCGGTGATCTCGTGGGGCTGGTGGAGGATAATCTGAGTTATCATGTTCCGCGGGATTCCCTGGATTATTCCCGGCTGGTCACCCACCTGCGTTTTGTTCTGGAAAGACTGCGCCGTGGTGAGAGTGTGCGGGAGACTTCTTCTCTTGACGGGTTAATGAAGCGCGAATATCCTGAAATGTACATGCTGGCCTGGAAGCTGACTAAGGTCATTGAGCAGCGGGTGCGTATTCCGGTATATCCGGCTGAAGTGAGCTACCTGACTATTCATCTGCAGCGTCTGGCCCAGAAGAAAGAGGATGAAGAGGATATGGAGCAGCATGAGGGTTGA
- the ptsG gene encoding glucose-specific PTS transporter subunit IIBC gives MFKKLFGVLQRVGKALMLPVAILPAAGLLLGIGNMLVNPDFLQYVPALENSGVQAVANVLMNSGQIVFDNLSLLFAVGVAIGLAGGEGVAGLAAIIGFLVMNVTMGTVLGINAYVLTWKDFSYSSVLGIPTLQTGVFGGILVGILAASMYKRFFRIELPSYLGFFAGKRFVPIMTAVTSLILGLVLTAVWPPIQHGLNYVSQSMINTNLTLSAFIFGVIERSLIPFGLHHIFYSPFWYEFGSYVDKAGELVRGDQRIFMQQLRDGVDFTAGTFTTGKYPFMMFGLPAAALAIYHEAKPENKKIVGSLMVSAALTSFLTGITEPLEFSFLFVAPLLFAVHAVFAGLSFMTMQILHVKIGMTFSGGFIDYVLFGIIPNRTAWWLVIPVGLVIAVIYYFGFRYVIRKFNLKTPGREDASDDSEDVNTGNVSTSGDDLPRNILSALGGKENITHLDACITRLRVEVKDKAGVDKNRLKKLGASGVLEVGNNVQAIFGTRSDTIKSQIQDVMNGRIPAASAAPQPELEKQVGEEGAAIIPEDIVSPVNGELLDITQVPDAVFSQKMTGDGFAFLSDDGKIASPVYGKVFNVFPSKHAIGIMSDGGKEVLVHIGVNTVKLKGQGFTILVEEGDLVAAGQPIMEVDLEYVKAHAPSVISPVIFSNLPEGSTVTLKKPGKVAVGDKDIISIQ, from the coding sequence ATGTTCAAAAAGTTGTTTGGCGTTTTGCAAAGAGTCGGTAAAGCGCTTATGCTTCCTGTAGCCATCCTGCCTGCGGCGGGCTTGCTGCTCGGGATCGGCAACATGCTGGTTAACCCGGATTTCCTCCAATACGTACCGGCACTGGAAAACAGCGGGGTTCAGGCCGTTGCCAACGTTTTGATGAACTCGGGACAGATTGTTTTTGATAACCTGTCACTCTTGTTTGCGGTCGGGGTAGCCATCGGTCTTGCCGGTGGTGAAGGGGTTGCCGGTCTTGCGGCAATCATCGGTTTCCTCGTCATGAATGTAACCATGGGAACGGTACTGGGCATTAACGCTTATGTATTGACCTGGAAGGATTTCTCCTATTCCAGTGTCTTGGGAATACCGACGCTGCAGACAGGGGTTTTCGGCGGTATCCTGGTCGGGATACTGGCCGCGTCGATGTACAAGCGGTTCTTCCGCATAGAATTGCCGTCGTATCTCGGTTTCTTTGCGGGTAAACGGTTTGTGCCGATTATGACGGCAGTAACCTCCCTGATTCTTGGTCTTGTATTGACGGCTGTTTGGCCGCCGATCCAGCACGGCCTGAACTATGTGTCGCAAAGCATGATCAACACGAACTTGACGCTGTCGGCCTTTATCTTCGGTGTCATTGAGCGTTCACTGATTCCTTTCGGCTTGCATCACATTTTCTATTCGCCGTTCTGGTATGAGTTCGGAAGTTATGTCGATAAAGCCGGCGAACTGGTACGCGGGGATCAGCGGATCTTCATGCAGCAGCTGCGCGACGGGGTGGATTTCACAGCGGGTACATTTACAACAGGTAAATATCCGTTCATGATGTTCGGTCTGCCGGCAGCGGCACTGGCGATCTACCATGAAGCCAAACCTGAGAACAAAAAGATTGTCGGCAGCTTGATGGTTTCTGCAGCCCTTACTTCTTTCCTGACAGGGATTACAGAGCCGCTGGAATTCTCATTCCTGTTCGTAGCTCCGCTTCTGTTCGCAGTGCATGCTGTCTTTGCAGGTCTTTCCTTTATGACTATGCAAATCCTTCATGTTAAGATCGGAATGACCTTCTCCGGCGGTTTTATCGACTATGTGCTGTTCGGTATTATCCCGAACCGTACTGCGTGGTGGCTGGTTATCCCGGTAGGTCTGGTTATTGCCGTGATTTACTACTTTGGATTCCGCTATGTCATCCGGAAGTTCAATCTGAAAACTCCGGGCCGTGAAGATGCATCCGATGATTCGGAAGACGTCAACACGGGGAATGTATCTACAAGCGGTGATGATCTGCCGCGCAACATTTTGTCCGCACTGGGCGGCAAAGAAAACATCACCCATCTGGACGCCTGCATCACCCGCCTCCGCGTCGAGGTTAAGGATAAGGCAGGCGTAGATAAGAACCGGCTGAAGAAGCTGGGTGCTTCCGGTGTGCTTGAGGTTGGTAATAACGTTCAGGCGATCTTTGGTACACGTTCAGATACAATCAAGTCACAGATACAGGATGTCATGAACGGCAGAATACCAGCTGCTTCAGCCGCACCGCAGCCTGAGCTTGAGAAGCAGGTCGGTGAAGAAGGCGCAGCAATTATTCCTGAGGACATCGTGTCCCCGGTAAATGGCGAGCTGCTTGATATTACGCAGGTTCCAGATGCTGTCTTCTCCCAGAAGATGACGGGTGACGGCTTCGCCTTCCTGTCAGATGACGGCAAGATTGCTTCACCGGTATACGGTAAAGTGTTCAATGTATTCCCGAGCAAGCATGCCATCGGGATTATGTCCGACGGCGGCAAGGAAGTGCTCGTGCATATTGGTGTTAATACTGTAAAGCTTAAAGGCCAAGGCTTCACAATTCTTGTAGAAGAAGGCGACCTGGTAGCTGCAGGACAGCCGATTATGGAAGTGGATCTGGAATACGTGAAAGCCCATGCGCCTTCCGTTATTTCACCGGTCATCTTCTCCAATCTGCCTGAAGGGTCGACGGTTACCTTGAAGAAGCCGGGTAAAGTGGCTGTAGGCGATAAAGACATCATCAGCATTCAGTAA
- a CDS encoding HPr family phosphocarrier protein, with the protein MQKTFRIIDEDGIHARPATALVNTATKFKGTEAFAEAKGKKVTLKSILGVLSLGLEAGDTLSLITEGSEEAEALSALQDVMIKEGLGELHE; encoded by the coding sequence ATGCAAAAAACATTCAGAATTATTGACGAAGACGGAATTCACGCACGCCCAGCAACAGCGCTGGTAAATACAGCAACAAAGTTTAAAGGCACAGAAGCATTCGCGGAAGCCAAAGGTAAAAAAGTAACACTTAAATCCATTCTCGGCGTATTGTCTTTGGGTCTTGAAGCTGGCGATACCTTGAGTCTGATTACTGAAGGCAGTGAAGAAGCGGAAGCACTGAGCGCACTGCAAGATGTGATGATTAAAGAAGGGCTGGGAGAGCTTCATGAATAA
- the ptsP gene encoding phosphoenolpyruvate--protein phosphotransferase, giving the protein MNKISGIAASAGIAVARAFILEHPDYTITKTAVSDVEAEIAKLESALEKSKGELQGIKERTLAELGEKKAEIFESHLLILEDPELISPVMDKIREESVNADYALNEVATQFIEMFENMKSAYLQERAADMRDVTKRILNHLLGIHYVSPAEINEEVIVIALDLTPSDTAQLNRKYVKGFTTNIGGRTSHSAIMARSLEIPAVVGTKNVLSEVKAGDLVIVDGLSGDVLINPSDAEVAEYKAKQEAYDLQIAEWKKLRDEPTVSADGKHVELAANIGTPNDVNGVIENGGEGVGLYRTEFLYMGRDKLPSEEIQYNAYRTVLENMNGKPVVVRTLDIGGDKELPYLDLPKEMNPFLGFRAIRLCLDRQDIFRTQLRALLRASAHGDLRIMFPMIATLGEFRAARDLLLEEKAKLREEGKEVSDNIQLGIMVEIPSTAVLADQFAKEVDFFSIGTNDLIQYTMAADRMNERVSYLYQPYNPAILRLVKIVIDAAHAEGKWTGMCGEMAGDSTAIPLLLGLGLDEFSMSATSILPARSQISKLSAADMKEMAAKALQLGTAEEVAALVQSSVK; this is encoded by the coding sequence ATGAATAAAATTTCAGGAATCGCGGCTTCAGCAGGTATTGCCGTAGCCCGTGCATTTATCCTGGAACATCCGGATTATACAATCACGAAGACTGCTGTAAGCGATGTGGAAGCCGAGATTGCCAAACTGGAGAGCGCCCTGGAGAAATCCAAGGGCGAGCTGCAGGGCATTAAGGAGCGCACGCTCGCTGAATTGGGCGAGAAGAAGGCGGAGATTTTCGAATCCCATCTGCTGATTCTTGAAGACCCCGAACTCATCAGTCCCGTAATGGATAAAATCCGCGAGGAATCGGTTAATGCGGACTATGCCCTAAATGAAGTTGCCACTCAGTTTATCGAAATGTTCGAAAATATGAAAAGTGCTTACCTGCAGGAACGTGCCGCTGATATGCGCGATGTAACCAAACGCATCCTGAACCACCTGCTGGGTATTCACTATGTAAGTCCTGCGGAAATCAATGAAGAGGTTATCGTCATTGCCCTGGATTTGACTCCATCCGACACGGCGCAGCTTAATCGTAAATACGTGAAGGGCTTCACGACGAATATCGGCGGACGCACCTCGCACTCGGCCATCATGGCCCGGTCCCTGGAAATTCCGGCGGTAGTCGGCACCAAGAATGTACTGTCTGAAGTCAAGGCGGGAGATCTGGTGATTGTCGACGGTTTGAGCGGAGATGTTCTAATCAACCCGAGCGATGCTGAAGTCGCCGAATATAAAGCTAAACAGGAAGCCTATGATCTGCAAATTGCCGAGTGGAAAAAACTCCGCGATGAGCCGACCGTATCGGCTGACGGCAAACATGTAGAACTAGCTGCCAACATCGGCACACCTAATGATGTGAACGGTGTGATCGAGAACGGCGGCGAAGGTGTAGGTCTGTACCGCACCGAGTTCCTGTACATGGGCCGAGACAAGCTGCCTTCCGAAGAAATTCAGTACAATGCTTACCGCACTGTGCTTGAGAACATGAACGGCAAGCCGGTTGTTGTGCGCACACTGGATATCGGCGGCGACAAGGAGCTGCCTTACCTGGATCTGCCGAAGGAAATGAACCCGTTCCTTGGATTCCGTGCGATCCGCCTGTGTCTGGACCGTCAGGATATTTTCCGCACCCAGCTGCGCGCTTTGCTTAGAGCAAGTGCTCACGGTGACCTGCGCATCATGTTCCCGATGATCGCTACGCTCGGCGAATTCCGTGCAGCCCGCGATCTGCTGCTGGAAGAAAAGGCTAAGCTGCGCGAAGAAGGCAAGGAAGTATCGGACAACATTCAGTTGGGCATCATGGTAGAAATTCCATCAACGGCGGTTCTGGCTGACCAGTTCGCCAAAGAAGTGGATTTCTTCAGTATCGGTACCAACGATCTTATTCAATATACGATGGCTGCCGACCGTATGAATGAACGGGTATCCTACCTGTATCAGCCATACAATCCGGCGATCCTGCGTCTGGTCAAAATCGTTATCGACGCAGCCCATGCCGAAGGCAAATGGACCGGCATGTGCGGCGAAATGGCCGGCGACAGCACAGCGATTCCGCTGCTGCTCGGTCTGGGCCTCGATGAGTTCAGCATGAGCGCAACCTCCATCCTGCCTGCACGCAGCCAGATTTCTAAGCTGTCCGCTGCAGATATGAAGGAAATGGCTGCTAAAGCACTTCAGCTTGGCACCGCCGAGGAAGTTGCTGCACTTGTGCAGAGCAGCGTGAAGTAA